The following are from one region of the Gammaproteobacteria bacterium genome:
- a CDS encoding helix-turn-helix transcriptional regulator, with protein MDFERSCCPVACALDLLGDKWTLLIIRDLLLGKKRYQEFLASPEQIATNILADRLKKLDAAGIIVQHAYQQKPARYEYALTRKGEDLRPVLEALVKWGMTYYPGTKVFKSYERHSAAGRENKQET; from the coding sequence ATAGACTTTGAGCGATCGTGCTGTCCGGTCGCCTGCGCGCTCGATCTTTTGGGCGATAAATGGACATTGCTGATTATCCGGGATTTATTATTGGGTAAAAAACGCTACCAGGAATTTCTCGCCTCTCCGGAACAAATCGCCACCAATATATTGGCGGACCGGTTAAAGAAATTGGATGCTGCGGGAATTATCGTGCAGCACGCCTACCAGCAAAAGCCGGCACGCTATGAATACGCATTGACCCGGAAAGGGGAGGATCTGCGGCCGGTATTGGAAGCTTTGGTTAAATGGGGAATGACCTATTATCCGGGTACAAAAGTTTTCAAGTCGTATGAGCGTCACTCTGCCGCTGGCAGGGAAAATAAGCAGGAGACTTAG
- a CDS encoding ammonium transporter, with protein MKKSFSKILPGAMSLFLLSFSSWVYAEAAPPLSEARTVAQYNYIIHILAMLLVGFGFLMVFVRRYGFGAVTGTYLVVAVGLPLYILFRANGIFGHQLSPHTLDALLYAELSVAAALIAMGAVLGRLRVFQYALLALLVVPLYLVNEWLVLDDAIGYTTGFQDTAGSIVIHAFGAYFGLSMSLVLTTAYQRSQPIESDHTSDRFAMLGSMVLWLFWPSFATALVPLENMPQTVANTLLALCGATIATYFLSTKLHGGKTSMVDMANAALAGGVAIGSVCNIVSPTGAFGIGLLAGTVSVLGYVFLQPMLESRFKLVDTCGVHNLHGMPGLLGGLSAFFVVPDVAIAQFNGIAITLIIAIPGGLLAGAIIKATGTTREPYEDSVEFTHLAGPETENLPERLETRVETLESHALAAKPQIPVESSETKILIARLESRIQILESKVAAAHTQSTIDKPEPQI; from the coding sequence ATGAAAAAAAGCTTTAGCAAGATATTGCCGGGAGCAATGAGTCTGTTTCTCCTCAGTTTCAGTAGCTGGGTATATGCAGAAGCCGCACCGCCCCTAAGCGAAGCACGCACGGTCGCGCAATATAATTACATCATCCATATCCTCGCCATGCTGCTGGTCGGTTTCGGCTTTTTAATGGTTTTTGTACGCCGTTATGGATTCGGTGCTGTAACGGGCACTTATTTGGTTGTCGCCGTCGGTTTGCCTTTATATATATTATTCCGCGCCAATGGTATTTTCGGCCATCAACTGTCACCTCACACATTAGATGCATTGCTGTATGCCGAGTTATCGGTTGCCGCCGCATTGATCGCAATGGGTGCCGTGCTGGGACGTTTGCGCGTTTTTCAATACGCTTTGCTGGCTTTATTGGTCGTCCCGCTTTATCTAGTCAATGAATGGCTGGTGCTTGATGATGCCATCGGTTATACCACCGGCTTTCAGGATACCGCCGGATCGATCGTCATCCATGCATTCGGCGCTTATTTCGGATTAAGCATGTCACTGGTACTGACTACAGCCTATCAGCGCAGTCAACCGATCGAATCGGATCACACGTCGGACCGTTTCGCGATGCTGGGATCCATGGTGCTTTGGTTGTTCTGGCCGAGTTTCGCGACCGCCCTAGTGCCGTTGGAAAATATGCCGCAAACCGTAGCCAATACATTATTAGCACTTTGCGGCGCAACCATCGCCACGTACTTCCTCAGTACAAAATTGCATGGAGGTAAAACATCCATGGTGGATATGGCAAATGCCGCACTGGCCGGTGGTGTCGCCATCGGCTCGGTGTGTAACATTGTCTCGCCTACGGGTGCTTTCGGCATCGGTTTGCTGGCCGGTACCGTTTCCGTTCTGGGGTATGTTTTCCTGCAACCCATGCTCGAATCCCGATTCAAGCTGGTCGATACCTGCGGTGTGCATAACCTGCACGGAATGCCGGGATTATTGGGTGGATTGAGTGCTTTTTTTGTCGTGCCGGATGTCGCCATCGCACAATTTAACGGCATTGCAATCACCTTGATCATCGCAATTCCTGGCGGACTGCTTGCCGGTGCCATTATCAAAGCAACGGGAACCACGCGTGAACCGTACGAGGATAGTGTCGAATTTACCCATCTGGCCGGACCTGAGACTGAGAATTTGCCGGAACGACTGGAAACTCGGGTAGAAACTTTGGAGAGTCATGCCTTGGCCGCTAAACCGCAAATTCCGGTCGAATCATCCGAAACAAAAATACTGATCGCAAGACTGGAATCCCGCATTCAGATTCTGGAGAGCAAAGTTGCAGCAGCACACACTCAAAGCACCATCGATAAACCGGAGCCTCAGATTTAA